Proteins from one Limnothrix sp. FACHB-406 genomic window:
- the sfsA gene encoding DNA/RNA nuclease SfsA → MTIAIFENTLIYRYANLVEGRLLKRYKRFFADIELDSGEIITAHCPNTGPMSGVCEVGSRVLLSHNPSPKRKLAYTWEAIEVLGHQQKPIWVGVNTNLPNRVVKELLTQRLLTDLEPYETVRSEVKYGTNSRVDFLLEGTSSGKPIYIEVKNTTWSDGSLAKFPDTVTDRGQKHLREMMAVMPQAQAVMLYFINRSDCDSFAPGDDRDPTYGQLLRQAIEQGLIVLPCRFSVSPAGLSFIGLAAQQFN, encoded by the coding sequence ATGACTATTGCGATATTCGAAAACACATTAATTTATCGCTACGCTAATTTGGTGGAAGGACGACTACTCAAGCGCTACAAGCGATTTTTCGCTGATATTGAACTAGACTCAGGCGAAATCATTACCGCCCACTGCCCCAACACAGGCCCCATGAGTGGTGTCTGTGAAGTTGGATCGCGAGTTCTTCTTTCCCACAATCCCAGCCCTAAGCGTAAATTAGCTTACACCTGGGAAGCGATCGAAGTTCTTGGGCATCAGCAAAAACCAATTTGGGTAGGGGTCAACACCAACCTGCCCAATCGAGTAGTTAAAGAGCTGTTGACCCAACGACTGCTGACCGATTTAGAGCCTTACGAAACAGTTCGATCAGAAGTGAAATACGGTACTAATAGCCGTGTTGACTTCCTTCTAGAAGGCACTTCATCCGGCAAACCTATCTACATCGAGGTGAAGAATACAACCTGGAGCGATGGATCCTTAGCCAAGTTTCCCGACACAGTGACCGATCGTGGGCAAAAGCACCTGCGCGAGATGATGGCCGTGATGCCCCAAGCCCAAGCCGTCATGCTGTACTTCATCAATCGATCGGACTGCGATTCTTTCGCACCCGGGGACGATCGAGACCCCACTTATGGGCAACTACTACGCCAGGCGATCGAACAAGGACTGATCGTATTACCCTGTCGCTTTTCTGTTTCACCCGCTGGTCTCAGCTTTATAGGTCTAGCGGCCCAACAGTTTAACTAG
- a CDS encoding type II CAAX endopeptidase family protein: protein MDSNIVTGITGSGNFKRLVLVVLTVLALSVSGLSLVGSFTQTQIQSRLELYQTNLMLRATGELDLPPDRPTETDDPITVLRQQLLGDRTFADARQQYQAFREKAALSAEKFIRELTTPANNRSANSEASDLATAGPDSDFDRLAQQLRELAAVDLRLGLLQARLGDSAAALTTWQQLARLSASVPDSIDPQSFLSDFDEIRENLALLWGNRNQITNQVTPALPPAIAQGIEDNIRQFLGGWFRNASLARLYRLQQRPAELSLLAAETNLQAESLLLKLAAVNLIPGLALLCGIISLIVLLVQRFLKGSNSLLSLASVQWTVPWTGETIWEVFILGFFAIGQIVVPLIRSIGLQLLGIQPSTLTGGTQAGIILFSYGLMAAGSVLTLRYAVKSYLPLPEGWFQFKWQNGRWLAWGIGGYCVALPIVILVSLANQQIWQGQGGSNPILSIVLENRDPVAITCFFLTASIAAPLFEETLFRGFLLPSLTRYLPPWGAIGLSSLIFALAHLSLSEVLPLTTLGIVLGVVYARSRNLLSSILLHGLWNSGTLASLILLSSR, encoded by the coding sequence GTGGACAGCAACATTGTGACGGGAATAACTGGAAGCGGAAATTTCAAGCGATTGGTTTTAGTGGTGCTGACCGTGTTGGCCTTGTCGGTTTCTGGGTTGTCCTTGGTGGGCAGCTTTACCCAAACCCAGATCCAAAGTCGTCTGGAGCTATATCAAACCAATCTGATGTTGCGGGCCACGGGAGAACTGGACTTACCGCCCGATCGCCCGACCGAAACCGACGACCCGATCACCGTCCTGCGGCAGCAACTGTTGGGCGATCGCACCTTTGCCGATGCTCGCCAGCAATATCAGGCCTTTCGCGAGAAAGCTGCCTTGAGTGCAGAAAAATTCATCCGCGAATTAACCACCCCGGCGAACAATCGATCGGCAAATTCTGAGGCCAGCGACTTAGCCACAGCGGGGCCAGACTCTGACTTCGATCGGCTAGCCCAACAATTGCGCGAGCTGGCCGCCGTAGACCTACGATTGGGTCTGCTTCAGGCCCGGTTGGGAGATTCCGCCGCCGCATTGACCACTTGGCAGCAGCTTGCCCGCCTTTCAGCTTCCGTGCCCGACTCGATCGATCCCCAAAGTTTCCTCAGCGACTTTGACGAAATTCGGGAAAATTTGGCTCTGTTGTGGGGAAATCGCAACCAAATCACCAACCAAGTCACCCCAGCGCTACCGCCCGCCATTGCCCAAGGCATTGAAGACAACATCCGACAATTTTTGGGGGGGTGGTTCCGCAATGCCAGCTTGGCCAGACTGTACCGTCTGCAACAGCGGCCGGCTGAACTCAGCCTCCTGGCTGCCGAAACCAACCTACAAGCCGAGTCTCTGCTGTTGAAACTGGCCGCCGTTAACCTCATCCCCGGCCTGGCCCTTCTCTGCGGCATCATTAGCCTGATCGTCTTGCTGGTGCAACGCTTCCTGAAGGGATCTAACTCACTGCTGTCCCTCGCCTCCGTTCAATGGACGGTTCCTTGGACGGGTGAAACCATCTGGGAAGTGTTCATCCTTGGCTTTTTTGCGATCGGACAGATTGTTGTTCCCCTCATCCGATCGATCGGGCTGCAACTGCTTGGCATTCAGCCCAGCACCCTCACGGGCGGAACCCAAGCCGGCATCATCCTTTTCAGTTACGGACTCATGGCCGCCGGGAGCGTCCTAACCCTGCGCTACGCCGTCAAATCCTATCTACCTCTTCCGGAAGGCTGGTTTCAGTTCAAATGGCAAAATGGCCGCTGGCTGGCCTGGGGCATCGGTGGTTACTGTGTGGCGCTCCCGATCGTCATTCTTGTTTCCCTGGCAAATCAGCAAATTTGGCAAGGGCAAGGGGGCAGCAATCCCATCCTCTCGATCGTTCTCGAAAACCGCGACCCCGTCGCCATCACCTGCTTTTTCCTAACCGCCTCGATCGCGGCTCCCCTGTTTGAAGAAACCCTCTTTCGCGGCTTCCTGCTTCCTTCCCTCACTCGCTACCTACCCCCATGGGGAGCCATTGGCCTCAGCAGCTTGATCTTTGCCCTCGCCCACCTCAGCCTCTCGGAAGTCCTGCCGCTCACAACCTTGGGCATCGTTCTTGGCGTGGTCTATGCCCGATCGCGCAATCTTCTGTCCTCAATCCTGCTGCATGGTTTATGGAACAGCGGCACGCTCGCCAGCCTGATCCTGCTCTCCAGTCGTTAA
- a CDS encoding alternative oxidase, with protein sequence MIRLLVGILVWVINVLYKDRPYPRFYVLETVARVPYFAYMSVLHLYETLGWWRKADWLKVHFAESWNELHHLLIMEALGGNRVWSDRLIAKSAALVYYWIIVGVYLVSPQSAYHFMELVEKHAYASYNKFLHQAEAMLKAEPAPEIAQRYYRDGDLYLFDEFQTAQVPESRRPIIDNLYDVFVAIRDDEMEHVKTMVACQQPQDQACLSPHEAGSLAGKTPESLEVIAPSLEMTPDRPQMG encoded by the coding sequence ATGATTCGTTTGCTAGTTGGCATTCTTGTTTGGGTGATCAATGTTTTGTATAAAGATCGCCCCTATCCTCGGTTTTACGTGTTGGAAACCGTGGCCCGCGTTCCCTACTTTGCTTACATGTCCGTGTTGCACCTTTACGAAACCCTCGGTTGGTGGCGCAAGGCGGACTGGCTGAAGGTGCATTTTGCGGAATCTTGGAATGAATTGCACCACTTGCTGATCATGGAAGCCTTGGGAGGAAATCGGGTTTGGAGCGATCGCCTGATCGCCAAGTCTGCCGCCCTGGTTTACTACTGGATCATTGTGGGGGTGTATTTGGTGTCTCCCCAATCTGCCTACCATTTCATGGAACTGGTGGAAAAACACGCCTATGCGTCCTACAACAAGTTTTTGCATCAAGCGGAAGCCATGTTGAAAGCGGAACCTGCGCCGGAAATTGCTCAGCGCTACTACCGCGACGGAGATTTGTATCTGTTTGATGAGTTCCAAACGGCCCAAGTGCCCGAAAGCCGCCGCCCAATCATTGACAACCTCTACGATGTGTTTGTGGCCATCCGCGACGACGAAATGGAGCATGTGAAAACGATGGTGGCCTGTCAGCAGCCCCAGGATCAGGCTTGCCTGAGTCCCCATGAGGCGGGGAGTTTGGCTGGCAAGACCCCCGAGTCGCTGGAGGTGATCGCGCCGTCTTTGGAGATGACTCCCGATCGCCCGCAAATGGGTTAA